A stretch of the Aegilops tauschii subsp. strangulata cultivar AL8/78 chromosome 4, Aet v6.0, whole genome shotgun sequence genome encodes the following:
- the LOC123493553 gene encoding uncharacterized protein yields the protein MALVETSARRQQQEGHPHAAQTSRLPRHLDIGAASTSSRPRPSNFTSSIPRHLVDRKDIRPLLTSTLSAEQVVRLLQSRDDQVQRIVLGHVRSRIGTMMADKEGSKVFLALLHNSRGKWQDLESIVQGVAGAPALRTKNNEEFDNWINSLRSVITTVAEQPLLIKMLLNSLLNKRLMDSAREEELTKHLFNIVSIEILCEHGIECLTSNREYARHVSGFLIELYGRASGKFLRDIEDLLIENAMGLAVGAYRYYNLYNALSRLCVVRPFQDCVL from the exons ATGGCGCTCGTGGAGACCTCGGCGCGGAGGCAGCAGCAGGAGGGGCACCCGCACGCGGCCCAGACATCGCGCCTGCCGCGGCACCTCGACATTGGGGCGGCTTCGACATCGAGCCGTCCAAGGCCAAGCAACTTCACCTCGTCGATTCCAAGGCATCTTGTCGATCGGAAGGACATCAGGCCGCTGCTTACATCCACTCTGTCAGCTGAACAAGTTGTGCGCCTGCTTCAATCAAGGGACGACCAAGTGCAGCGCATTGTGCTCGGCCATGTCAGGTCACGTATCGGCACTATGATGGCCGACAAAGAGGGCAGCAAGGTGTTCCTCGCGCTACTTCATAACTCAAGAGGGAAGTGGCAGGACCTGGAGTCAATTGTACAAGGGGTGGCGGGGGCCCCTGCGCTGAGAACAAAAAACAATGAAGAATTTGACAACTG GATAAACTCTCTTAGGTCGGTGATCACAACGGTGGCAGAGCAACCCTTACTGATAAAGATGCTGCTCAACAGTTTGCTCAACAAAAGGCTCATGGACAGCGCCCGAGAAGAGGAATTGACTAAGCATCTCTTTAACATCGTGTCCATCGAG ATTCTATGCGAGCATGGCATCGAGTGCTTGACCAGCAACAGAGAATATGCAAGGCATGTGTCAGGGTTTTTGATCGAGCTTTATGGGCGTGCTTCAGGAAAATTTCTCAGAGATATTGAAGACCTACTAATTGAGAATGCCATGGGCTTGGCGGTCGGAGCCTACAGGTACTACAATTTATATAATGCCCTTTCTAGATTGTGTGTTGTGAGACCCTTTCAAGATTGTGTGTTGTGA